The Sphingobacteriales bacterium DNA segment AGGTTGTTGTCGCTGTAGTGTTCACCGCAGGACTCCAAGTACCCGGTATCGGTGGACTGTTCGTTGAACTTGATGGCAAAGTGAAGGAGCCGCCTGAGCAAATTGCCGCTATCGGACTGAACGTAGGGGTTACTTTCGGGTTCACTGTCACCGTCAAGGTTGCCGTATTTGCACATTGTCCCGCACTCTGGGTAAAGGTGTAAGTTGTTGTCGCTGTAGTGTTCACCGCAGGACTCCAACTACCTGGCATCGCGGACTGTTCGTTGAACTTGATGGCAAAGTGAAGGAGCCGCCTGAGCAAATCGCCGCTATCGGTGAGAATGTCGGGGTTACTTTCGGGTTCACTGTCACCGTTAAAGTTGCCGTATTTGCACATTGTCCCGCACTCGGGGTAAAGGTGTAAGTTGTTGTCGCTGTAGTGTTCACCGCAGGACTCCAAGTACCCGGTATCGGTGGACTGTTCGTTGAACTCGACGGCAGGGTGAAGGAGCCGCCCGAGCAAATTGCCGCTATCGGACTGAACGTAGGGGTTACTTTCGGGTTCACTGTCACCGTCAAGGTTGCCGTATTCGCACATTGTCCCGCACTCGGGGTAAAGGTGTAAGTCGTTGTAGCTGTAGTGTTCACCGCAGGACTCCAACTACCCGGTATCGGTGGACTGTTCGTTGAACTTGATGGCAAAGTGAAGGAGCCGCCTGAGCAAATTGCCGCTATCGGACTGAATGTAGGCGTTACTTTCGGCATTCACCGTCACTGTCAATGTCGCTGTATTTGCACATTGCCCCGCAGCAGGGGTGAATGTATAGGTTGTCGTTGCCGTAGTATTCACCGCAGGACTCCAACTACCCGGTATCGGTGGACTGTTCGTTGAACTTGATGGCAAAGTGAAGGAGCCGCCCGAACAGATCGCTGCTATTGGACTGAACGTAGGGGTGACTTTTGCATTAACGGTTACCAAAAAACCAATAGGATTACCCGGACACCCACCTCCAGGAAGGTTGGGGGTAACTGTAATTACACTCGTCTGCGTAGTAGCTACATTAGGACCTGTATAATCTGCAATATTTCCAGTGCCACTCGCTCCTATTCCTGTATTAACATTATTATTTGTCCATGAAAATGTAGCATTAGCAGGTGTTCCACTAAATACAGGCATATTTACTGTAGTACCGGCACAAGCCGTAACATCAGCCGGATCGACAACCGTTGGTTTAGGATTAATTGTAACCGTGAATGCCACAGAATTACCTGCACAACCATTTAATGTGGGGGTGATAATAATATTGGACGTTTGTGCAGTAGATACGTTGGGTGCTGTATAATCTGCGATATTTCCTGAACCGCTGGAAGCAATACCCGTAGCTGTATTCGTATTAATCCAAGTAAAAGTAGCACCCGCCGGTGCGCTGCTAAATACCGGCATATTCACCAAAGCTCCTGCGCAAGCACTTACATCTGCGGGGTCTGTAGCTACAGGTTTGGGATTTACTGTAATTGTGATAGGTACTACATCGGTACAACCACTCGCAGTTTTTTTCACATAATAAGTGGTAGTGACGGTTGGTGTTACTACTGAACTTGCTATTTGATTACCGGCAGTAGGCGGATTGCTGGTATGGTAAGTATAAGTACCCGAAGTATTATTAGCATCAGTGATATAGTTTGCTAAATTAACACTTGTACCTGAACAGATAGCTGCCGGCGGGCTGGCTACCAAATCGGGCTGAGGCTGATTACAAGGGCAAGTAGAAGTAGAAAAAGCATTTAAGATAGTAACTGTAAAGTTCGTAGTAGCATCGCAATTAGAATCAAACTGATACCATCCCCCTGAATTACCATCAGCAGTTGCAGTAAAGCTAATAGTTTCCATAAAATTACTTTGCACAGGATTAGTAGGACAATATTCTAAGTGAAAGCTAAAGGTGAAATCACAAGGAGTGTCTTGAACACAAGTGCAATTTCCAGAATTATATGTTTCGTCAGTGTTACAATTTAAAGAAGAACAAAATGGAAAAAATCCTTCATCTGCCGGATGCACAAAATATCCACAATCATATCCCCAATTGTTACCAGGATTAGAATTTTGAGGGTTAGGTTCATTATAAGTATCACCATCATCACACCCTCCAGGTACACTACTATTATCATTTCCTGAAGTATCATAGTAATACCCCGCTCCATAAGAAACTCCTGAACACGCGCCTATTACACCATTAGGCATAAACATAAAACCAGGTGGCACACTAGCTTGCGTAGCCGTCCAACCAGGACCAGCATTGAAAGACACCCCGTGCAACCAATTGACTGTTGTGCCTTGATCCCAGTCAAAATCAAATGTAAGATCTATACTCACTTCACCTGGACCTATGGCACTCACCATCAAATTAGGTGCACTTCCTGTTGCTGTATTATCTATAATGTTCGCATTTGTAGCAGCCGTAATGACGGCGGAAGTATTACAAGATGTACAAATTGTCCCCGCACAGTTCTGAGCGACTATCTTAATTTTGCAAAAAAATAAGCAAATAAACAAACATGCGTAAAATCTATTCATAACTTTTTCAAATTTTATTTTGAAACAATCCTTTAGGGTTTAAATTAAAAATGAATAATTTTTCTTCAAAAAGCATTGAAGAAAACCAAAGGATAATAAAAATTTGAAAAAGCAAAGCACTTGCAAAACCATTCAAACAATGGCTTTACAAAAAATGGTAAAGGTAAATTAAAAGAAAGCTTAAGTAAAAGTGTATTCTATAATAATATAATATTTTTGTTCGCCGAAATATAGATATTTTTTAAATAAACAAATATTTTTCTGTTAATTTTTTAATTATTTTTTTTATAAACATAAAAAAAATAAATCATTTGTAACACAATGTATATACAAAACTTAAATTATCAAAAGTATATTTTACGGTTAAATACAAGGCATCTTTTTCCAAATAAACAGTATAATATTCCTGCGCCGTTAAATGTGAATAATGTAACTGAACCTGTATGTCTTTTTTAAAATTCAGTCCTTGTCGCTGCTGCCATTTGTAGGCACTTTCTTTAATACTCCAAAGCAAAGTGCATTTTTTTATGTCATTACCTGCCCATTGCAACTCTGCCTCATTCATAAAACGCTCCCGCACTCGCCACGCCTGCTCCGAAATCTGCTCTGCATCTACACCCACTACCCTATTTTTTGCCAACGCTACCACTACACAACTATCGGTATGGCTCACAGAAATATGCATATCATTTAGTTCTTTTATAAGAGGCTTTTGCTGCTCATTATGTTGTATGCGGTAAAATTTTTTATTCAAAATATAATACAACAAACCATGTGCCGCTATTATTTCGCGCTGACGTTTTGGGTGAAAAGAGGCAATTTCCTGTTTCAGCGTATGCGTTGCCGCCTCTGAAACGGGCAGCAAATTCCATAATTGCTCAATATTTTCGCTTATTTCCCAAAAAGCGAGCAATATATCATCAGGAAAATATATTATTTTTTGCAAAGGCATAATACAATAACTATATGTTTGTAGATAGAGACAACAAACAAATATGACAAAATATTGTAGATTTATTATCAGCGCATTTTTTAAAATTTTATTTCCATCAGATGTTACACTTCCAAATCAGTCAGGTATTCAAAGGGCATCGTGGTGCCATTTTTTCATTACTGCCCCTTGACGAGAATACTTTTTTGGCAGCCGACGGCAACGGCGCAGTAGTACAATGGAATACCAACTCCCCCGAAACGGGCTTGCTAAAAGTGCAAGTACCTTCCGCCATTTTATCTATTGCTCGCCACCGCCACCAACTTTGGATAGGCACCTTAGCGGGTACACTTTACGGAATATCATTGACGCAGCTAAAATCAGAGCATCAAATACCGTATTTTTCGGGCAGCATCTATATTGTTCAATATATTGATAATCAAATTATTACGGGAAATTACAATGGAAAAATACAGATTTTAGATGCCGAAAATTTACAAATATTACGCACTATATCGCTGAGTACAAAAAGCATCAGATCTATTTTACGCGATACCGTCCACAAAGAATGGATAGTAACTTGCAGCGACAGCAAAGTCTATATTTTGGACGACAGCACCTTTGAAACCAAACAAGTACTTCTTTTTCATCAAGACTCGGTATTTTGTGCCGCACTGCTGCACCAGCAGCGCATTTTGTTGTTAGGCTCCAAAGATGCCCGCTTATCCGTATGGCGGAGAAGCGACACCGACTGGCAATTAGACCATGTAATACCTGCTCATTTATTCACCATCAACGATATTGCGGTATCGCCTTCGCAGCGCGTATTTGCCACTGCTTCGCGCGACAAAAGCATCAAATTGTGGAGTGTCGACAACTTTGAACTGCTCAAAGTAATGGACATTAGCAAAGACCCGCAGGCGCATCTTCATTCCGTAAATCGTCTGCTGTGGCTCGATGAACATACTTTATTGTCAGCTTCGGACGACCGCCACATTATCCAGTATGTCGTACAATGATGTGCTTGTATTTTTAGGTATTTTATTGTGCGGTTCATTTGTTGTATTTTTGTGTTTATGATGCAAGAAATTTCTTTAGAATCGGCGCAAGCCGCTATGAAAAAATATTTCGGCTACGAGCAATTTCGTCCTTTGCAGGCAGAAATTATCACTGCCGCCCTGCAACAGCGCGATGTGTTGGTACTGATGCCCACCGGCGGCGGCAAGTCGCTGTGTTTTCAGATTCCGGCACTCATTTCCGAAGGATTGGCAGTAGTGGTGTCGCCGCTCATTGCCCTGATGAAAGATCAGGTAGAAGGCTTGATAGCCAACGGCGTAGGGGCTGCTTTTTTGAACAGTACCCAACAATTGGACGAACAGCAGAGCATTGAGCAGCGCATTTTGGAAGGTGATATTAAATTATTGTATGTATCGCCCGAAAAGTTGCTCTCGGAGGCTTTTTTGGTTTGGCTCAACAAAATAAAAATCAGCTTTTTTGCGATTGACGAAGCGCATTGCATATCGGCGTGGGGACACGATTTCAGACCGGAATATACGCAGTTGCGCTCGCTCAAAGAACGTTTTTCCAACACACCGCTGATGGCACTCACCGCCACCGCCGACCGCCTCACCCGCACCGACATTATGGCGCAGTTATGTATGCAAGAACCCGCCGTTTTTATCGCCTCTTTTGACCGCCCCAATTTGAGCCTCACCGTATTGCCCGCACAAAACCGTATGGCGATGCTGCTGTCTTTTTTGGAAAAAAGGAATAAACAAAGCGGCATTATCTATTGCCTCAGCCGCAACAGCACCGAAGACATCGCCGAAAAATTGCGCAAAAACGGTTATCGCGCTGCTCACTACCACGCAGGTATGCCCACAGATGAGCGCAATTGGGTACAGGAAAATTTTATCAACGACAATATTCCCATTATTTGCGCCACCATTGCTTTTGGTATGGGCATCGACAAATCCAATGTGCGTTTTGTGGCGCATTATAATATGCCCAAGAATATGGAAGGCTATTATCAGGAAATAGGACGTGCCGGAAGAGACGGCTTGCCTTCGGATACTTTGTTGTTTTACAGCTACGGCGATGTGATAAAGTTGCGCAACTTTGCGGCAGAAAGCGGGCAGCAAGAAATACAATTAGCCAAATTGGAGCGCATGCAACAATACGCCGAAGCGCAGATGTGCCGCCGCAAAATTTTATTGCATTATTTTGATGAGCCTTACGAAAAAAACTGTGGTAATTGCGATGTATGCCGCAATCCGCCGCACTATACTGATGGAACGATACAGGCACAAAAAGCATTGTCGGTGGTGGCACGCAGCCGCGAGCAAGCCACTTTGCAGATGGTAATTGATATTTTGAGGGCTTCGGTAAAGCAGGAATTGTTGGAAAAAGGGTTTCATTTGCTGAAAACCTACGGTGCAGGGCGCGATGCCACCGCCGCCGACTGGCAAGTATATCTTCAGCAGCTCATACATTTGGGCTTATTGCGCATTGCTTACGAAGACCATAATTATCTCAAAATTACCGAGTTGAGCAAAAAAGTTTTGTTTGAAGGAGAAAAAGTGCAGTTGGTATCGCCCGCCGACTGGCGCAAATCGTGGGAATTGGAAGAGGCAAAACCCGCCGCCAAAGCTCCGCGCCAAAAAGTGCGCGACGAACTCTTCGAGGCACTGCGCACACTGCGCAAACAAGTAGCCGATGAAGCGAACATTGCGCCTTATTTGGTATTTTCAGATGCCACGCTGATGGAAATGGCTGCCGAAAAACCCCTCTCGCTTGCCGATATGCGCTTGATTTCGGGCGTGGGCGAGCGCAAATTAGAGCTGTACGGCGACATTTTTATCCAAGAAATTTTACAGTTTATTTATCAAGCCAACAAAAAAAACAATACTGCCGCTTTGGGGGTAAATACCAAAACCATCAGCCTCACGATGTTTCAAAGCGGAAAGAATGTGGCGGATATTGCCCGCGAGCGCAACATCACAGAAAACACCGTACACACTCATTTATTGGAACTCTACCGACAAGGAGCAGCCATAGACATTGAACGAATTGTACCCAAAAACATATTAAATACCATTCAGCGGGCAATTCGGGAGGTGGGTGCAGAAGGAGGCAGCACCGCTATTTTTAAACACCTCAACGAAACCTGTACTTACGAGCAAATTCGCTGGGCTTTAATGTATCAAACTTCGATTGGACTTTTCTATACAACGAAAACAAAAATTAGAGCAATCTCTATTTATACAAAAAAGCACTTGCCCTTTATTTGAAAGCGCAAGTGCTTTTTTATATTTTTGCTGCAATAAATGAGCTTTAACGCTTATCTTTTTGTGAAAAATTTAAAGCCCATTTCCATCACATCGTCCATCATATTGCCATCGCCGTCACGGTCGAGCAAGCGACCAATGAATCCCATTTGCTGCGGTGCCTGATTTTGCATTTGTCCTTGTGCGCTACGCAACCACTCCGACAAACCACCGGCGGCATCAGAAGAGGTTGCCTGACGTTGCTGGCGACCCAAAACACCCATTAACATAGGAGCTAACATTTCCAATAATTGTCCTACTCCTTGTTGGTTCAATCCAGTATTTACACTTACTGCTTGCTCCACTGCCGGACGACTGCCGCCCAAAACGTGGCGCAAAATACCTGCACCTTCGCCGTTTTGCGGGTTGTTCACCAAATCCATTAAAGAATCCAAAACACTGCCGTCGTGTTTGTTGCTCAAAGCATTGTGCAAAGCCGAAGCACCTTCGGGTGTAGAAGCATTGCGGGCAAGTGCATTGGTAAGAATAGGAACAACTGCTCCCAATGCCGAATTCAACTGCTCCTCATTGGCTCCCACTTTGCTCATCATCTGCTGCAATGTTTTTCATCTAATTGCGAAGCTAATAAATTAAGAATGTCCATTTTTGTTGTTGTGTGATTTTTTTTAAAAAGAGTAAATAAAAATATGACTGTAAAAAAAGACTTTAAAAGATTTAAAGCCGTTTTAAAAAAGAAATAATAATCTTACTAGATTGCTATGCCCTTCTTATCAAACTGGATAAAAAGAGCAATACCGCAGCACCTACAGTAGAAGTTATCAACTGACCGAGAAGCCCACCACCTGCTGAAATATTCAATAAACCAAACAGCCAAGAGCCTAAAAAAGCACCAATAACTCCTACAATAATATTACCAATTAATCCTAAACCGCCGC contains these protein-coding regions:
- a CDS encoding DUF937 domain-containing protein, translating into MMSKVGANEEQLNSALGAVVPILTNALARNASTPEGASALHNALSNKHDGSVLDSLMDLVNNPQNGEGAGILRHVLGGSRPAVEQAVSVNTGLNQQGVGQLLEMLAPMLMGVLGRQQRQATSSDAAGGLSEWLRSAQGQMQNQAPQQMGFIGRLLDRDGDGNMMDDVMEMGFKFFTKR
- a CDS encoding 4'-phosphopantetheinyl transferase superfamily protein encodes the protein MPLQKIIYFPDDILLAFWEISENIEQLWNLLPVSEAATHTLKQEIASFHPKRQREIIAAHGLLYYILNKKFYRIQHNEQQKPLIKELNDMHISVSHTDSCVVVALAKNRVVGVDAEQISEQAWRVRERFMNEAELQWAGNDIKKCTLLWSIKESAYKWQQRQGLNFKKDIQVQLHYSHLTAQEYYTVYLEKDALYLTVKYTFDNLSFVYTLCYK
- a CDS encoding GlsB/YeaQ/YmgE family stress response membrane protein codes for the protein MNANNLIYVLVLGAVAGWLAGQIMRGGGLGLIGNIIVGVIGAFLGSWLFGLLNISAGGGLLGQLITSTVGAAVLLFLSSLIRRA
- the recQ gene encoding DNA helicase RecQ is translated as MQEISLESAQAAMKKYFGYEQFRPLQAEIITAALQQRDVLVLMPTGGGKSLCFQIPALISEGLAVVVSPLIALMKDQVEGLIANGVGAAFLNSTQQLDEQQSIEQRILEGDIKLLYVSPEKLLSEAFLVWLNKIKISFFAIDEAHCISAWGHDFRPEYTQLRSLKERFSNTPLMALTATADRLTRTDIMAQLCMQEPAVFIASFDRPNLSLTVLPAQNRMAMLLSFLEKRNKQSGIIYCLSRNSTEDIAEKLRKNGYRAAHYHAGMPTDERNWVQENFINDNIPIICATIAFGMGIDKSNVRFVAHYNMPKNMEGYYQEIGRAGRDGLPSDTLLFYSYGDVIKLRNFAAESGQQEIQLAKLERMQQYAEAQMCRRKILLHYFDEPYEKNCGNCDVCRNPPHYTDGTIQAQKALSVVARSREQATLQMVIDILRASVKQELLEKGFHLLKTYGAGRDATAADWQVYLQQLIHLGLLRIAYEDHNYLKITELSKKVLFEGEKVQLVSPADWRKSWELEEAKPAAKAPRQKVRDELFEALRTLRKQVADEANIAPYLVFSDATLMEMAAEKPLSLADMRLISGVGERKLELYGDIFIQEILQFIYQANKKNNTAALGVNTKTISLTMFQSGKNVADIARERNITENTVHTHLLELYRQGAAIDIERIVPKNILNTIQRAIREVGAEGGSTAIFKHLNETCTYEQIRWALMYQTSIGLFYTTKTKIRAISIYTKKHLPFI